From the genome of Pseudomonas sp. AB6, one region includes:
- a CDS encoding spermidine synthase, producing the protein MTEERVERLLAEVHDAFGMIRVLEVDEYRFLEFGDAIEQSCTFTADPSWLEYDYTRAMFIAALCHDAPESALFLGLGAGTLTQACLKFLPLEDVEAIELRPDVPRLAIEFLGLDDDPRLYIRIGDALELLDSAESADLIFVDLYTDVGPGVGHLAWKFLENCQKHLNPGGWLVINQWAADDGKPLGAALLRGLYHRHYWELPVKEGNVILIVPADLEQVLDLQALTERAEVLAPRLGYSLLPLIKVIRPAT; encoded by the coding sequence ATGACTGAGGAGCGCGTCGAGCGTTTACTGGCTGAAGTACACGATGCTTTCGGCATGATTCGTGTGTTGGAAGTGGACGAGTATCGGTTCCTGGAGTTCGGCGATGCCATCGAGCAAAGCTGTACGTTCACTGCCGACCCAAGCTGGCTGGAATACGACTATACCCGCGCTATGTTTATTGCCGCACTGTGCCACGATGCACCAGAAAGCGCTTTGTTTCTGGGGCTCGGCGCCGGGACACTGACGCAAGCTTGCCTCAAATTCCTGCCCCTTGAGGACGTCGAAGCCATCGAGCTACGGCCTGATGTTCCGCGTCTGGCCATCGAGTTTCTAGGTCTGGACGATGATCCTCGGCTGTACATTCGTATCGGCGATGCGCTGGAGTTGCTTGACAGCGCTGAGTCCGCCGATCTGATCTTCGTCGACTTGTATACCGATGTCGGCCCGGGTGTCGGGCACCTGGCCTGGAAGTTTCTGGAAAACTGTCAGAAACATCTGAATCCGGGCGGCTGGCTGGTGATCAACCAATGGGCGGCCGATGACGGAAAACCGCTAGGCGCAGCGCTTTTACGTGGACTCTACCATCGGCACTATTGGGAGTTGCCGGTGAAAGAGGGCAACGTCATCCTGATAGTGCCAGCAGACCTTGAACAGGTTTTGGATCTGCAAGCACTGACCGAGCGTGCCGAAGTTCTGGCTCCGCGTCTGGGTTATTCACTGCTGCCCTTGATCAAGGTTATCCGCCCGGCAACCTGA